The following is a genomic window from Rhodopirellula islandica.
TCGGCCCGAGTTCGCACGTGGGATCCAGCAACTGGTTGCTTCGCTGGGCTCGCTCGACGCGGCCATCATTGCGTTGCAAGACAACCTGGTTCAGCGCCGCGCCGCCTGAATTGCCAGATCGACCTGGTCGCTGGCTATGGCTTTTGCGCGGAACGGTTAAACTTGGCAGTCCGTCACGGTTCAACGAATCGAAGACCGCCGCTTTCGCCAGCCAATTGATGTTGCCCATGCCCACCAGTGTCCTCCCGACCGACCGACGCTATCAACAAGGTGGCTGGCTGTTCCTGGGAACACTGCTGGTGTTCTTCCTCAGCAGTCTGCTGCTTTACGGCATTTACGCGAGCAGTCGGCTGGGCGACTCGCAATCGTCGGCTCCGTTGCCCGATGCATTTCTCACCAGCACGGCGTGCTTGCTCGTGATCAGCGGATTGGTGCACTGGGGCACACGAACGGTTCGCCGGTCGAAACGCGTCTTGACTGGATCGCTGCTGGCGACCAGTGCGATTGCCGCGGTCGCGTTCATGGCGATCCAATACGTCGCGATGCTAGAGTTGCTCAGCGGCCCCGCCATGCAAGGCGGCACCGGAAAAGGTGTCGCTGGGATGGTCGTGGTGCTCGCGTTCCTGCACGCCCTGCACGTGGCCGGTGGCGTGATCGCACTGGGCATCGTGTCCGTGCGATCGATGCTTGGGAAATATGACCACGAACGACACTGGCCGGTCGATTTCGCCGCCCAGTACTGGCACTTCTTGGACGTGGTTTGGCTGTGCATGCTCGGCACGTTCGTTGTCACCACCGGTGGTTTCGCAGGCATCTCGTTGTAGGCCGCACGCACGGATGGCAATGCTAGAACCGCTTTCCAAAGCCCTGCTCATTCACTGTCGTGGCGAAAATCACAACCCGACGCGTCAGCGAGGGACCATGCGGCGGATCAGTGGTGAGTCCCTCGCTGACGCGTCGGGTTGTGGTGAGGAGCCAAGTGACACGCCGAAAGGACGTTGC
Proteins encoded in this region:
- a CDS encoding cytochrome c oxidase subunit 3 — its product is MPTSVLPTDRRYQQGGWLFLGTLLVFFLSSLLLYGIYASSRLGDSQSSAPLPDAFLTSTACLLVISGLVHWGTRTVRRSKRVLTGSLLATSAIAAVAFMAIQYVAMLELLSGPAMQGGTGKGVAGMVVVLAFLHALHVAGGVIALGIVSVRSMLGKYDHERHWPVDFAAQYWHFLDVVWLCMLGTFVVTTGGFAGISL